A stretch of the Streptomyces sp. WMMB303 genome encodes the following:
- a CDS encoding HNH endonuclease family protein, whose amino-acid sequence MTHTHRTTPARYARRRWTALLAVLAAAVSGLLVALTLGASPAAAEPPAPPSAAEARTMLDGLSEQAEGSMDGYSRDKFPHWSSQGDNCNTREAVLERDGEGVETGDDCYPTQGSWTSPYDGETWTQPSDLDIDHVVPLAEAWRSGASGWTQDKREELANNLEIAQLLAVTDNVNQEKGDKDPAAWMPPSSGYHCTYARMWVWVKDTYGMTADAEEKSALEKVLTGC is encoded by the coding sequence TCGACGCTGGACGGCGCTCCTGGCCGTCCTCGCCGCCGCCGTCAGCGGCCTGCTGGTGGCGCTCACCCTGGGCGCCTCTCCGGCCGCTGCCGAGCCCCCCGCACCACCGAGCGCAGCGGAGGCACGCACGATGCTCGACGGCCTGTCCGAACAGGCCGAGGGCTCGATGGACGGCTACTCGCGCGACAAGTTCCCGCACTGGAGCAGCCAGGGCGACAACTGCAACACCCGCGAGGCCGTCCTCGAGCGGGACGGCGAAGGGGTGGAGACCGGCGACGACTGCTACCCCACGCAGGGGAGCTGGACCAGCCCCTACGACGGCGAGACCTGGACCCAACCCTCCGACCTGGACATCGACCACGTCGTCCCGCTCGCCGAGGCGTGGCGCTCGGGTGCCTCCGGCTGGACCCAGGACAAGCGCGAGGAGCTGGCCAACAACCTGGAGATCGCCCAGCTGCTCGCGGTCACCGACAACGTCAACCAGGAGAAGGGCGACAAGGACCCCGCCGCGTGGATGCCGCCGTCCTCCGGCTACCACTGCACCTACGCGCGCATGTGGGTCTGGGTCAAGGACACCTACGGCATGACGGCCGACGCCGAGGAGAAGTCCGCCCTGGAGAAGGTGCTCACCGGCTGCTGA